The following proteins are co-located in the Chryseobacterium daecheongense genome:
- a CDS encoding polysaccharide deacetylase family protein, giving the protein MVLLSFDIEEFDMPLEYKGEIPFDRQISISQKGLERILDLLKKHQVKATFFSTVVFAENSKHLIERLLSEGHELASHTWFHSEFEEKHLKESREKLEELFSAKVTGLRMPRMMPVNEMAVEKAGYSYNSSINPTFLPGRYNNLKVSRTYFKEGNVTQIPASVSPNFRIPLFWLSFHNFPLSIYKKIASDSLKKDKYLNIYFHPWEFAEIKDVAFKLPGFTVKNSGIDMVERFDEFIGWLKNKKYSFGTFQEFQKKIES; this is encoded by the coding sequence ATGGTTTTATTAAGTTTTGACATCGAGGAATTTGATATGCCATTAGAGTATAAAGGAGAAATTCCTTTTGATAGGCAGATCTCTATTTCTCAGAAAGGATTGGAAAGAATACTTGACCTTTTGAAAAAACATCAGGTAAAAGCGACTTTTTTTTCAACTGTTGTCTTTGCAGAAAACAGTAAACATTTAATCGAAAGATTGTTAAGCGAAGGACATGAACTGGCTTCCCATACATGGTTTCATTCTGAATTTGAGGAAAAGCATTTAAAAGAATCCCGGGAGAAACTTGAAGAGTTATTTTCAGCAAAAGTTACCGGCCTGCGGATGCCAAGGATGATGCCTGTTAATGAAATGGCAGTGGAAAAAGCGGGTTATTCTTATAATTCTTCGATTAATCCAACCTTTTTACCGGGAAGATATAATAACCTGAAAGTATCCAGGACTTACTTCAAAGAGGGAAATGTTACCCAGATTCCGGCTTCTGTTTCTCCAAATTTCAGAATTCCTTTATTCTGGCTGAGTTTCCATAATTTCCCCCTTTCCATCTATAAAAAAATAGCTTCAGATAGCCTGAAGAAAGATAAGTACCTTAATATATACTTTCACCCATGGGAGTTTGCTGAAATTAAGGATGTAGCCTTTAAACTTCCCGGCTTTACGGTGAAAAATTCCGGAATTGATATGGTCGAAAGGTTTGATGAATTCATAGGATGGCTGAAAAATAAGAAGTATAGCTTTGGAACATTTCAGGAATTTCAAAAAAAGATAGAATCATGA
- a CDS encoding glycosyltransferase family 1 protein, protein MKIAFDAKRFFHNTSGLGNYSRDLVRILSEYFPDNQYLLLNKNKSDRGADILQNPNVQFVETSKGSMSRQFKMGKDAQKSGADIFHGLSGELPLKWDKKPIKKVVTIHDLIFVRYPQYYSFFDRKIHLWKFKKAAQSADKIIAISEQTKNDIIQYLKVPENKIKVIYQGCHKAFKEQQPEDLIKATKEKFKLPERFILNVGTIEERKNLLNVLKAINGTGIPLVVIGRKTGYYKKLETFIRKNKLENQVHFLEGVSMDELAVIYKFADIFIYPSLFEGFGIPVIEALFSKTVAITSNISSLPEAGGKNSVYINPENHLDIQSKIQFLWDNQAERKRRADLGFEFVQKFNDEPIAQELMNLYHEIL, encoded by the coding sequence ATGAAGATTGCTTTTGACGCTAAACGTTTTTTCCATAATACTTCCGGGCTGGGTAATTATTCCAGGGATCTTGTAAGAATTCTTTCAGAATATTTTCCTGATAATCAGTACCTGTTACTCAATAAAAATAAATCAGACAGGGGGGCAGATATACTTCAAAACCCTAATGTTCAGTTTGTTGAAACCTCCAAAGGAAGTATGTCCCGTCAGTTCAAAATGGGAAAGGATGCCCAGAAAAGCGGAGCCGATATTTTTCATGGTCTATCCGGGGAATTGCCTTTAAAATGGGACAAAAAACCAATAAAGAAGGTTGTAACGATTCATGATCTTATTTTCGTAAGATATCCTCAGTATTACTCATTTTTTGACCGCAAGATTCATTTATGGAAATTTAAAAAGGCGGCGCAAAGTGCAGACAAAATTATTGCTATTTCAGAACAGACCAAAAACGATATTATCCAATATCTGAAGGTACCTGAAAATAAAATTAAAGTTATTTATCAGGGTTGTCACAAGGCTTTTAAAGAACAGCAGCCCGAAGATTTGATTAAAGCTACAAAAGAAAAATTTAAACTTCCGGAAAGATTTATTTTAAATGTAGGGACTATTGAGGAGCGTAAAAATCTTTTGAATGTTTTAAAGGCTATCAATGGAACCGGAATTCCTTTGGTTGTTATAGGGCGGAAAACCGGATATTATAAGAAACTGGAAACCTTCATCAGGAAGAATAAATTAGAAAATCAGGTTCACTTTTTAGAAGGAGTTTCTATGGATGAACTGGCCGTTATCTATAAGTTTGCTGATATTTTTATTTATCCCAGTTTATTTGAAGGATTTGGAATCCCTGTTATCGAAGCGCTTTTTTCAAAAACCGTTGCCATAACAAGTAATATAAGCAGTCTGCCGGAAGCGGGAGGAAAGAACTCCGTTTATATTAATCCGGAAAATCATTTGGATATTCAATCCAAAATACAATTTTTATGGGATAATCAGGCGGAAAGAAAACGTCGTGCTGATCTGGGTTTTGAGTTTGTTCAGAAGTTTAATGACGAACCTATTGCACAGGAACTGATGAATTTATATCATGAAATTTTGTAA
- the hisG gene encoding ATP phosphoribosyltransferase, translating to MSKLKIAIQKSGRLYEDSLQLLKDCGIFVNNGKDQLKVSVDNFPFEIMYLRNSDIPQYLEDGVVDIAIVGENLLVEKEKQIEIVQKLGFSKCRVSLAVPKDVETDELNYFQGKKIATSYPNTLKKFLAENAVSADIHVISGSVEIAPNIGLADGICDIVSSGSTLFKNGLRETITLLKSEAVLAKNLQLNEEKENILNRFLFRVKAVLKAKNSKYILMNVPDDKIKDISRVLPVLKSPTVLPLAEKGWSSIHSVIDEERFWDVIDELKDNGAQDILIIPIDKMVI from the coding sequence ATGAGTAAATTAAAAATTGCCATCCAGAAGAGCGGCAGACTTTATGAAGATTCTTTACAGCTTTTAAAAGATTGTGGAATTTTCGTTAACAACGGAAAAGACCAGCTAAAGGTTTCTGTAGACAATTTTCCATTTGAAATCATGTATCTCAGAAACTCTGATATCCCTCAATACCTTGAAGATGGTGTGGTGGATATCGCTATTGTAGGCGAAAACCTGCTGGTAGAAAAAGAAAAGCAAATTGAAATTGTTCAGAAGCTCGGATTTTCAAAATGCAGGGTTTCTCTAGCAGTTCCCAAAGATGTAGAAACCGATGAACTGAATTATTTTCAGGGAAAGAAAATTGCTACATCATATCCTAACACCCTTAAAAAATTTCTGGCAGAAAATGCTGTATCAGCAGATATTCACGTTATTTCAGGCTCTGTTGAAATTGCTCCCAATATAGGATTGGCAGACGGGATCTGTGATATTGTAAGTTCGGGAAGCACTTTATTTAAAAACGGATTAAGGGAGACTATCACCTTATTGAAATCTGAAGCAGTACTTGCTAAAAACCTTCAGTTGAATGAGGAAAAAGAAAACATTCTGAATCGGTTTTTATTCAGGGTCAAGGCTGTGCTCAAAGCAAAAAATTCCAAATACATCCTTATGAATGTACCTGATGATAAGATCAAAGATATTTCCAGAGTACTTCCGGTTCTTAAAAGTCCTACCGTACTTCCCCTGGCTGAAAAAGGGTGGAGCAGTATTCACTCCGTTATTGACGAAGAAAGGTTCTGGGACGTCATTGATGAACTCAAGGACAACGGAGCACAAGATATTCTTATAATTCCAATCGATAAAATGGTAATTTAA
- the hisD gene encoding histidinol dehydrogenase has protein sequence MFIHRYPKKETWKELVKRPARKKEEISEIISEVFTKIEEDGDKALLEFTKKYDSADIEEIEVSQVEIEQAESLVSPALKKAIQEASENITKFHALQQPETKKIETTKGVICWRENRAVDKVGIYIPGGTAPLFSTVLMLAIPARLAGCKEIILCTPPDKNGNINPAILYSAMICGVTRIFKAGGAQAIAAMAIGTESIPNVYKIFGPGNQFVVAAKEYAQNYGVAIDMPAGPSEVLVIADQQAIPAFCAADLLSQAEHGSDSQVVFISTDFGIFSETIKEIDNQIKKLPRNQFAEESLNNSYFILLNTVEEAIEFSNLYGPEHLILAIENFEGSISSIQNAGSVFLGNYSCESAGDYASGTNHTLPTNGFARNYSGVSLDSFVKKITFQELSAKGLQNLGKTIEIMAEAEGLFAHRNAVSIRLKNKNR, from the coding sequence ATGTTTATACACAGATATCCTAAAAAAGAAACATGGAAGGAGCTGGTTAAGCGTCCGGCCCGGAAAAAAGAAGAAATCTCAGAAATTATTTCAGAAGTATTCACGAAGATAGAAGAGGATGGTGATAAAGCATTGCTTGAATTTACGAAGAAATATGATTCTGCTGATATTGAAGAAATAGAAGTTTCCCAAGTCGAGATTGAACAGGCGGAATCTTTGGTCAGCCCAGCATTAAAAAAGGCAATTCAGGAGGCGAGCGAAAATATTACAAAATTTCATGCTCTGCAACAACCGGAAACGAAAAAGATAGAGACTACAAAAGGAGTGATTTGCTGGCGGGAAAATCGTGCGGTTGATAAAGTAGGGATCTATATTCCCGGAGGAACTGCGCCTTTATTTTCAACGGTTCTGATGTTGGCTATTCCTGCCCGTTTAGCCGGATGTAAAGAAATTATTCTGTGCACTCCTCCGGATAAAAATGGAAATATTAATCCTGCCATTCTTTATAGCGCAATGATTTGTGGGGTGACCAGAATATTTAAAGCAGGAGGAGCACAGGCTATTGCAGCAATGGCTATTGGAACAGAAAGTATACCAAACGTATATAAAATATTCGGGCCCGGAAATCAGTTTGTGGTGGCAGCAAAAGAATATGCACAAAACTATGGGGTAGCCATTGATATGCCTGCAGGACCAAGTGAAGTTCTGGTTATTGCAGATCAACAGGCAATACCTGCTTTCTGTGCGGCTGATCTTCTTTCCCAGGCAGAACACGGAAGTGACAGTCAGGTTGTTTTTATTTCTACAGATTTTGGAATATTTAGTGAAACGATCAAAGAAATAGATAATCAGATCAAAAAACTTCCCAGAAATCAATTTGCGGAAGAGTCTTTAAACAACAGTTATTTTATTTTACTGAATACGGTAGAAGAAGCAATAGAATTCAGCAATTTATATGGTCCGGAACACCTTATTCTGGCAATAGAAAATTTTGAGGGATCTATTTCTTCAATTCAAAATGCCGGGTCCGTGTTTTTAGGAAACTATTCCTGTGAAAGCGCCGGAGATTATGCCAGTGGAACCAATCACACACTTCCTACCAACGGATTTGCACGCAATTACAGCGGTGTTTCATTGGACAGTTTTGTAAAGAAAATCACTTTTCAGGAGCTTTCAGCAAAAGGCTTGCAGAATTTGGGAAAAACAATAGAAATAATGGCAGAGGCAGAAGGATTATTTGCCCACAGGAATGCCGTTTCAATACGATTAAAAAATAAAAATAGATGA
- the hisC gene encoding histidinol-phosphate transaminase: MKQLTISQFVRKNILELQPYISFRDHNEFESPVLMDANESPFGEFNRYPDSTQKKLKNKIADLKELSPEQIAIGNGSDELIDLIIRIFCEPKKESIMMMNPSFAMYAFYATINENRVIKMDLDENFEIIKENFLKISMENRPKIFFLCSPNNPTGNSVDDIEFYLQNFDGIVVVDEAYIEFSDKKSSLELLMKYPNLIVLQTFSKAWGKAGARVGIAYASKEIINLINTVKAPYNVNSLSQDLILKSIDQIDLFQQNVENILIERAWLDNELKKLQCVTKIFPTDANFFLVEFTNADQVHQKLLANEVLTNKRAPAIPDCIRINIGTREENMKLIAVLNRV, encoded by the coding sequence ATGAAACAATTAACGATCAGTCAGTTTGTACGGAAGAATATTTTAGAGCTACAACCTTATATCAGTTTCAGGGATCATAATGAATTTGAATCACCGGTTCTAATGGATGCCAATGAAAGTCCTTTTGGAGAGTTTAACCGGTATCCGGATTCTACCCAGAAGAAGCTTAAAAATAAAATTGCAGATCTTAAGGAACTATCTCCAGAGCAGATCGCAATCGGAAACGGAAGTGATGAGCTTATAGACCTGATCATAAGGATTTTCTGTGAGCCCAAAAAAGAGTCTATCATGATGATGAATCCATCTTTTGCGATGTATGCATTTTATGCTACGATCAACGAAAACAGGGTGATCAAAATGGATCTTGACGAAAACTTCGAGATTATCAAGGAAAACTTTCTCAAGATATCCATGGAAAACCGGCCTAAGATATTTTTCCTTTGTTCGCCTAATAATCCTACGGGGAACAGTGTCGATGATATTGAATTCTACTTACAGAATTTTGATGGAATTGTAGTAGTCGATGAAGCCTATATTGAATTTTCAGATAAAAAATCCAGCCTGGAATTGCTGATGAAATATCCAAACCTTATCGTTCTTCAGACTTTTTCAAAGGCTTGGGGAAAAGCGGGAGCAAGAGTTGGGATCGCCTATGCTTCTAAAGAAATCATTAATCTCATCAACACAGTGAAGGCTCCTTATAACGTTAATTCTTTAAGCCAGGATTTGATTTTAAAAAGCATCGATCAGATAGATTTGTTTCAGCAGAATGTTGAAAATATATTAATTGAAAGAGCCTGGTTAGACAATGAGCTCAAAAAGCTTCAATGCGTGACCAAAATTTTCCCTACTGATGCCAATTTTTTCCTGGTTGAATTTACCAATGCAGACCAGGTTCATCAAAAGTTACTGGCCAATGAGGTACTTACCAATAAAAGGGCTCCGGCCATTCCCGATTGCATACGCATCAATATCGGAACAAGAGAAGAAAATATGAAATTAATTGCTGTTTTAAATAGAGTGTAA
- the hisB gene encoding bifunctional histidinol-phosphatase/imidazoleglycerol-phosphate dehydratase HisB has product MKKVLFIDRDGTLIIEPPTDFQVDSLEKLEFYPGVFQNLSKIARELDYELVIVTNQDGLGTESFPYENFIKPQEKMLNAFKNEGIIFNDILIDKSFERENLPTRKPGIGMLGQYIYGNYDLENSYVIGDRLTDIQLAKNLGSKAIFISETADDNAALTTKDWSEIYQFLKDMPRKAKVARKTNETEIEIEVNLDGKGNSSISTGLHFFDHMLEQISKHGNLDLSIQVKGDLQVDEHHTIEDTAIVLGQAVLKALGNKKGIERYGFLLPMDDCLAQVALDFGGRPWLVWDADFRREKIGDVPTELFFHFFKSFSDASQSNLNIKAEGSNEHHKIESVFKAFAKALKMAVNQTDQNFNLPSTKGSL; this is encoded by the coding sequence ATGAAAAAAGTACTGTTTATAGACCGTGACGGGACACTCATTATTGAGCCACCTACAGATTTTCAGGTTGATTCTTTGGAGAAACTGGAGTTTTATCCGGGTGTTTTTCAAAACCTTTCCAAAATAGCCAGGGAACTGGATTATGAATTGGTAATAGTAACCAATCAGGATGGATTGGGAACTGAAAGCTTCCCTTACGAAAACTTTATTAAGCCTCAGGAAAAAATGTTGAATGCTTTTAAAAATGAAGGAATAATTTTCAATGATATATTAATTGATAAAAGTTTTGAACGTGAAAATCTTCCTACCCGAAAGCCAGGAATCGGGATGCTTGGTCAATACATCTATGGAAATTATGATCTTGAAAACTCATACGTTATCGGAGATCGATTGACAGATATTCAGTTGGCCAAAAATTTAGGATCAAAAGCAATTTTTATCAGTGAAACGGCTGATGATAATGCTGCTTTGACAACCAAAGACTGGTCGGAAATTTATCAGTTTTTAAAAGATATGCCAAGAAAAGCAAAAGTTGCAAGGAAGACTAATGAAACAGAAATAGAAATTGAAGTTAACCTCGATGGGAAAGGCAACTCCAGTATTTCAACAGGACTGCACTTTTTTGATCATATGCTTGAGCAAATTTCAAAGCATGGAAATTTAGATCTAAGTATTCAGGTGAAGGGAGATCTGCAGGTAGATGAACACCATACGATAGAAGATACGGCCATCGTTCTGGGGCAGGCTGTTCTTAAAGCATTAGGAAATAAGAAAGGGATTGAAAGATATGGCTTTCTACTTCCGATGGACGACTGTCTGGCCCAGGTGGCTCTGGATTTTGGAGGGAGACCATGGCTGGTTTGGGATGCTGATTTTAGAAGAGAAAAAATAGGAGATGTTCCTACTGAATTGTTTTTCCACTTTTTTAAATCATTTTCCGATGCATCTCAATCCAACCTGAATATTAAAGCGGAAGGAAGCAATGAGCATCACAAGATCGAGTCTGTTTTTAAGGCTTTTGCCAAAGCTTTAAAGATGGCTGTAAATCAGACCGATCAGAATTTTAATTTACCTTCAACTAAAGGAAGCTTATAA
- the hisH gene encoding imidazole glycerol phosphate synthase subunit HisH, with product MIAIIKYNGGNVQSVQNALGRLNVESVVSDDFTIIQQADKVIFPGVGEASSTMELLKEKGLDTFIPGLKQPVLGICLGMQLMCKDNEEGNTTGMGIFDINVKKFPANDIVPHMGWNTVNDLKSPVFSGIEKTNDLYFVHSYYCELSEYTTSVCDYILPFSASLQKDNFFATQFHPEKSGKVGARLLQNFLNL from the coding sequence ATGATTGCAATTATTAAATATAATGGCGGAAATGTACAATCCGTTCAGAATGCCTTGGGTAGGTTAAACGTGGAATCAGTGGTCAGTGATGATTTTACTATTATTCAACAGGCTGATAAAGTGATTTTCCCTGGCGTAGGAGAAGCATCTTCAACAATGGAACTTTTAAAGGAAAAAGGACTTGATACGTTTATCCCCGGGTTAAAACAGCCGGTATTGGGAATATGTTTGGGAATGCAGCTGATGTGTAAAGATAATGAAGAAGGAAATACTACAGGAATGGGAATTTTTGATATCAATGTCAAAAAATTTCCGGCGAATGATATAGTTCCTCATATGGGATGGAATACGGTAAACGATTTGAAGAGTCCTGTTTTTTCAGGTATTGAAAAAACAAATGACCTGTATTTCGTGCACAGCTACTATTGTGAGCTTTCTGAGTATACGACTTCTGTTTGTGATTATATACTTCCATTCAGTGCGTCATTACAAAAAGACAATTTCTTTGCTACCCAGTTTCACCCTGAAAAGTCCGGGAAAGTGGGGGCAAGATTACTTCAAAACTTTTTAAATCTGTAA
- the hisA gene encoding 1-(5-phosphoribosyl)-5-[(5-phosphoribosylamino)methylideneamino]imidazole-4-carboxamide isomerase, producing the protein MKIIPAIDIIDGKCVRLSKGDYNTKKIYNENPLEVAKEFEDSGIQYLHLVDLDGAKSRHIVNQKILESIARETSLQIDFGGGLKTPEDIEMALNAGASQVTIGSIAVQDPKLCYALVSKYGPGKIILGADCENRKIKTSGWLEESQIDVLSFILQYKEKGIRQVICTDISKDGMLEGPSIDLYQDILGNVPVNLIASGGISGIEDVYRMKEIGCSGTIIGKAIYEGKIELKELQNFIENA; encoded by the coding sequence ATGAAGATCATTCCTGCTATTGATATTATTGACGGAAAATGTGTACGTCTTTCTAAAGGAGATTACAACACAAAGAAAATATATAACGAAAACCCCCTTGAGGTGGCAAAAGAGTTTGAAGATTCCGGTATTCAGTATCTCCACCTGGTAGATCTGGACGGAGCTAAATCCAGGCATATTGTAAATCAGAAAATATTGGAATCAATTGCTCGCGAGACTTCCTTGCAAATTGATTTTGGAGGAGGATTAAAAACACCGGAAGATATTGAGATGGCTCTTAATGCTGGTGCAAGTCAGGTGACTATCGGGAGCATTGCAGTTCAGGATCCGAAACTCTGTTACGCTTTGGTCAGCAAATACGGTCCTGGAAAAATTATTCTTGGAGCTGATTGTGAAAACAGAAAAATAAAAACTTCTGGATGGCTTGAAGAAAGTCAAATTGATGTACTCTCTTTTATCCTTCAATATAAAGAAAAAGGAATTAGGCAGGTAATCTGCACGGATATTTCTAAAGACGGAATGCTGGAGGGACCGTCAATCGATCTGTATCAGGATATTTTAGGGAATGTTCCTGTTAATCTGATTGCCAGTGGAGGAATTTCAGGTATCGAGGATGTATATAGGATGAAAGAAATAGGCTGTTCCGGAACGATCATCGGAAAAGCTATTTACGAGGGGAAAATTGAATTAAAAGAACTTCAGAACTTTATTGAAAATGCTTAA
- the hisF gene encoding imidazole glycerol phosphate synthase subunit HisF → MLKKRIIPCLDIKDGTTVKGINFEGLRNAGDPISLAKKYEIDGADELVFLDITATIEERKTFVELVRDIAKELSIPFTVGGGINSIEDVRKLLEAGADKISINSSAVKKPQLITDLANEFGSQCIVVAIDTKLVNNEDWVHIKGGREATELKTLDWAKKAEVLGAGEILLTSMDGDGTKKGFDIRITKAVSEIVNIPVIASGGAGTIGDFTEVFQETKATGGLAASIFHFGEIHIQDVKKELLYKKIQVRNDQF, encoded by the coding sequence ATGCTTAAAAAAAGAATTATTCCATGTCTTGATATTAAAGATGGGACAACCGTGAAAGGAATTAATTTTGAAGGACTCCGAAATGCAGGAGATCCAATCAGCCTGGCTAAAAAATATGAAATTGACGGTGCGGACGAACTGGTCTTTCTCGATATCACAGCTACTATTGAAGAAAGAAAAACCTTTGTAGAACTTGTCCGGGATATCGCAAAAGAATTAAGCATTCCTTTTACAGTTGGCGGAGGAATCAATTCTATTGAAGATGTAAGAAAACTTCTTGAAGCGGGAGCAGATAAGATCAGTATCAATTCTTCTGCTGTCAAGAAACCACAGCTTATTACAGATCTGGCCAATGAATTCGGAAGTCAGTGTATTGTGGTTGCCATTGACACAAAATTGGTGAATAATGAAGATTGGGTACACATTAAAGGAGGAAGAGAAGCAACAGAGCTGAAAACTTTGGATTGGGCTAAAAAAGCTGAAGTTTTAGGTGCCGGTGAAATTCTTCTGACATCAATGGATGGTGACGGAACCAAAAAGGGATTTGATATCAGGATAACCAAAGCGGTGTCTGAAATTGTCAATATCCCCGTAATTGCTTCAGGAGGGGCAGGAACAATAGGAGATTTTACAGAAGTATTTCAGGAAACGAAAGCTACCGGTGGTTTGGCTGCGAGTATTTTCCATTTTGGAGAAATTCATATTCAGGATGTAAAAAAAGAATTATTATATAAAAAAATACAGGTAAGAAATGATCAATTTTAA
- the hisIE gene encoding bifunctional phosphoribosyl-AMP cyclohydrolase/phosphoribosyl-ATP diphosphatase HisIE, which produces MINFNKTNGLVPVIIQDARTLQVLMLGYMNEEAWNKTRAEGIVTFFSRSKNRLWTKGEESGNFLMVKSIDIDCDQDTVLIKATPKNVVCHTGSFSCFGEKDSKGFLYELEEKIGQRIDDKTEESYTYSLYQRGINKVAQKVGEEAVELVIEAKDDNEKLFKDEAADLMYHFLILLKAKNFSLKDIERVLLERNGK; this is translated from the coding sequence ATGATCAATTTTAATAAAACAAACGGGCTGGTTCCGGTTATTATACAAGATGCACGGACTTTACAGGTTTTAATGCTCGGCTATATGAATGAAGAAGCATGGAACAAAACCAGGGCGGAAGGAATTGTTACCTTTTTCAGCCGGTCAAAAAACAGATTATGGACAAAAGGAGAGGAGTCAGGGAATTTTTTAATGGTAAAAAGTATCGATATTGATTGCGATCAGGATACTGTTTTGATAAAAGCTACTCCTAAAAATGTGGTTTGTCATACCGGAAGCTTTAGTTGTTTCGGTGAAAAAGATTCCAAGGGATTTTTATATGAGCTGGAGGAAAAAATAGGACAAAGAATTGATGATAAAACAGAGGAATCTTATACCTACTCATTATATCAGAGAGGTATCAATAAAGTTGCCCAGAAAGTAGGTGAGGAGGCTGTAGAGCTGGTAATCGAAGCAAAGGACGATAATGAAAAATTGTTTAAGGATGAAGCTGCGGACCTGATGTATCACTTTTTAATTCTGTTGAAAGCCAAAAACTTTTCCCTGAAAGACATTGAACGCGTTTTGCTGGAGAGGAATGGAAAATGA